In Hugenholtzia roseola DSM 9546, the following are encoded in one genomic region:
- a CDS encoding PAS domain S-box protein, whose translation MPIYPTSNSLFEDAFFKSLFDAVAAPIWVCNRQGLLLGYNDFVCELFGVASYFADTSSDPDVREKVAKNISDLIVPSELAKLQHFFELDAPSVYAFQMVFQDKILHWQVLPKDELFYAIGKVENFVSKPQENPVPVSLLATEVAHSIVQTVADGILTTDSQNRILTCNPALLHLFGYKASEIIGKSIGFLFQNEEFSLQNLHLTTGWSSLRTITETQLKGVRKNGTIFPLHVAVSQTEWGGAPVYVAVMRDLSHQKMAEWHLKQSQQLTQAVFEGVKIGLCVVDAQLKIRRVNQAFCQLFAYTRPQDLVGKPYWDFLPLPKEKAEPLSVLQKVEWVWKYISESPQGGAECRLFKRTGEVFSALLQFNPINSDWVEGSDWEETLKENTQKTELLFVVSVTDVSVQKKNQRELEQAKQEIENIFQSLDNVFWSIDLQTQRHIAISNAVERLYGVRAEQILSQEMLWFETVWQADQDLVSHHRNLFLSGKPCSYEYRIKTSGGDLRWVRTDVKILYDDKGKPVIANGIDTDITEQKRVELSLQRTENLMRSILYGIPETILLINTQKRVVWANPAAEKLFGYSLTALIGTSIESLLISPFEESRFENMIARYRNHTNTISNLAEDLQHYEMPYLTAEGQIIETENVLAPVKGTQEMVFGEGERLGYLIVIRNLTEKNQLLRSLAKFKQTLDATKDCVFIFENPDTKLQYFNKGAIDTLNYGEAEMSEKTILDLIPERWQLIFYQALERLRHESQPEVLFELPLQTRFKIDLQTECLLQYTQVSNQSLPATSASQRSNEGRFIAIFRDISERKATQVLLAESELKFRSTFEQASIGVMHLSLDLEWATFNERLAQMVGYQLSELSIEKFRNLLYPPDLVQYLPQLKRLTKGSIERFTLLVRLIPKRGDLLWVKLTMSLVRNIEEEPAFYVLFLVDISEQKQAEFELTQTLEALQRTNEELDHFVYKTSHDLRSPLTSILGLLNVIDAERDSKNIDQIYSYLDMVRSMVLKLDEFIHAILDYSKNGNQEVEYLEINLNKLVQETCEDLKFMKQAHLLHIETEIQQEVPYWGDKLRLEIILKNFISNAIKYQDFNKNTHYAKIKMRVTEKRLSLQVADNGIGILEAAQPHLFSMFFRANDQSQEQGSGLGLYIVKQAVEKLGGRISFKSKVGKGTTFFVELPNFLQEKKTIQAVSKNK comes from the coding sequence ATGCCTATTTATCCCACTTCGAACTCCTTGTTTGAAGATGCCTTTTTTAAGTCGCTTTTTGATGCAGTAGCAGCTCCCATTTGGGTTTGCAACCGTCAGGGGCTGTTATTGGGGTATAATGATTTCGTGTGTGAATTATTTGGAGTGGCTTCTTATTTCGCCGACACTTCCTCAGACCCAGATGTGCGCGAAAAGGTAGCCAAAAACATAAGTGATTTGATTGTGCCTTCCGAACTTGCCAAATTGCAGCATTTTTTCGAGCTTGATGCGCCTTCTGTTTATGCTTTTCAGATGGTTTTTCAGGATAAAATCTTACATTGGCAGGTACTACCCAAAGACGAACTTTTTTATGCTATCGGAAAGGTGGAAAATTTTGTATCGAAGCCGCAAGAAAATCCCGTACCTGTTTCACTTTTAGCTACCGAAGTTGCTCATTCTATCGTTCAGACGGTTGCTGATGGGATTCTTACCACTGATAGCCAAAATAGAATCTTGACTTGCAACCCTGCCCTTTTGCACCTATTTGGTTACAAGGCTTCGGAAATTATAGGCAAAAGCATTGGTTTTTTGTTTCAAAATGAAGAATTTTCACTACAAAACTTACATCTGACCACAGGCTGGAGTAGCCTTCGTACCATCACAGAAACGCAACTAAAAGGGGTGCGCAAGAATGGGACAATTTTTCCGCTGCACGTTGCCGTTAGCCAAACAGAATGGGGGGGCGCACCTGTATATGTGGCGGTAATGCGCGATTTGAGCCATCAGAAAATGGCAGAGTGGCATCTCAAACAGAGTCAGCAACTAACGCAGGCGGTCTTCGAGGGTGTAAAAATTGGGCTTTGTGTGGTAGATGCCCAGCTCAAAATTAGGCGCGTCAATCAGGCTTTTTGTCAGCTTTTTGCCTATACCCGTCCGCAGGATTTGGTAGGGAAACCGTATTGGGATTTTCTGCCTTTGCCCAAAGAGAAAGCCGAGCCGCTTTCGGTGCTACAAAAGGTGGAATGGGTTTGGAAATACATTTCCGAAAGCCCACAAGGAGGGGCAGAATGTAGGCTTTTCAAGCGTACAGGCGAAGTTTTTTCGGCTTTATTACAATTCAACCCTATCAATTCAGATTGGGTAGAAGGCAGCGATTGGGAAGAAACACTAAAAGAAAATACACAAAAAACAGAGCTTTTATTTGTGGTTTCTGTAACCGATGTTAGCGTTCAGAAAAAAAACCAGCGCGAATTGGAGCAAGCAAAACAAGAAATAGAAAATATTTTTCAGTCCTTAGACAACGTTTTTTGGTCTATAGACCTTCAAACGCAGCGTCATATCGCCATTTCCAATGCCGTAGAAAGGCTTTATGGGGTGCGTGCCGAGCAGATTTTGAGCCAAGAGATGCTTTGGTTTGAAACCGTTTGGCAAGCCGACCAAGATTTGGTTTCCCATCATCGCAATCTTTTCCTTTCGGGAAAACCCTGTTCGTATGAGTATCGCATCAAGACCAGCGGCGGCGATTTGCGTTGGGTCAGAACCGATGTCAAGATTTTGTATGATGACAAGGGCAAGCCTGTTATCGCCAATGGAATTGATACCGACATTACCGAGCAAAAGCGCGTAGAATTGTCTTTGCAGCGCACAGAAAATCTGATGCGCTCGATTTTGTATGGGATTCCCGAAACGATTTTGCTCATCAATACCCAAAAAAGAGTGGTTTGGGCAAACCCTGCCGCCGAAAAACTCTTTGGCTATTCGCTTACGGCTCTCATTGGCACTTCCATCGAGTCGCTTCTGATTTCGCCTTTTGAAGAAAGCCGTTTCGAAAATATGATAGCCCGCTATCGGAATCATACCAATACGATTTCTAATTTAGCAGAAGATTTGCAGCATTATGAAATGCCTTATCTAACTGCCGAAGGGCAAATTATAGAAACTGAAAACGTGCTTGCCCCTGTAAAAGGCACGCAAGAAATGGTTTTTGGCGAGGGCGAAAGGTTGGGTTATTTAATTGTGATTCGCAATCTGACAGAAAAAAATCAGCTTTTGCGCTCCTTAGCCAAGTTCAAACAGACCTTAGATGCGACTAAAGATTGCGTTTTTATCTTTGAAAATCCCGACACCAAACTGCAATATTTCAACAAAGGTGCAATAGATACGCTCAATTATGGCGAGGCAGAGATGAGTGAGAAGACGATTTTAGACCTTATTCCCGAAAGGTGGCAACTTATTTTTTATCAGGCTTTGGAGCGTTTGCGCCATGAAAGTCAGCCCGAAGTGCTTTTTGAATTGCCGCTTCAAACAAGGTTTAAAATTGATTTACAGACCGAATGTCTATTGCAATATACGCAGGTTTCTAATCAATCTTTGCCTGCCACTTCCGCTTCTCAACGAAGCAATGAGGGGCGTTTTATCGCCATTTTTCGCGACATTTCAGAGCGAAAAGCCACACAGGTTTTATTGGCAGAAAGCGAACTTAAATTTCGTTCTACCTTCGAGCAGGCGAGCATTGGCGTGATGCACCTTTCGCTTGATTTGGAATGGGCTACCTTTAATGAGCGTTTGGCGCAAATGGTGGGCTATCAACTTTCTGAACTTTCCATAGAAAAATTCCGAAATTTGCTCTATCCGCCCGACTTGGTGCAGTATTTACCGCAGCTCAAACGCCTTACAAAGGGCAGTATCGAGCGTTTTACGCTGCTTGTTCGCCTGATTCCCAAGCGCGGCGACTTGCTTTGGGTCAAACTTACGATGTCTTTGGTACGAAATATAGAAGAAGAACCTGCTTTTTATGTACTTTTTTTGGTAGATATTTCTGAACAAAAGCAAGCAGAATTTGAATTAACACAGACCTTAGAGGCTTTGCAGCGCACCAACGAGGAGTTAGACCATTTTGTCTATAAAACCTCACACGATTTGCGCTCACCCCTAACCTCAATCTTGGGGTTGCTCAATGTCATTGATGCCGAGCGTGATAGTAAAAATATAGACCAGATTTACAGTTATTTAGACATGGTTCGTTCAATGGTCTTGAAATTAGACGAATTTATACATGCCATTTTAGACTATTCTAAAAATGGAAATCAGGAAGTAGAATATCTTGAAATCAATTTGAATAAATTAGTACAAGAAACCTGCGAAGATTTAAAATTTATGAAACAGGCACATTTATTACACATAGAAACAGAAATTCAACAGGAAGTGCCTTATTGGGGTGATAAATTAAGATTAGAAATTATATTAAAAAACTTTATTTCAAATGCAATAAAGTATCAAGATTTTAATAAAAATACGCATTATGCCAAAATTAAGATGCGAGTAACCGAAAAACGCTTATCTTTGCAGGTAGCCGATAATGGCATTGGCATTTTGGAGGCTGCTCAACCGCACCTTTTTTCTATGTTTTTCCGTGCCAATGACCAAAGCCAAGAGCAAGGTTCGGGCTTAGGGCTTTATATCGTTAAGCAGGCAGTAGAGAAATTGGGCGGACGTATTTCTTTTAAAAGCAAAGTAGGGAAAGGGACTACCTTTTTTGTAGAGTTGCCCAACTTTTTGCAGGAAAAAAAGACAATACAGGCGGTTTCTAAAAACAAATGA